The genomic stretch AATACTGAGTCACTGAATGTTTCTGTCAGCTAATTGGTTCTCTTTGCTTCTCAATCCTTTTCCTCTTAGTTAATGGACAGGttcattgttttttgttttgctaGTATGTGTTATGTGccgtgtttaaaatattttacaggCTTACAGACCCTTGAATCgtggttttactacaataaaaacaaacaaaataaaacatgcttACAAAACAACCGTGGTTTTGCTGCAAAAACCATGGATAAGCCACGGtaactatagtaaaaccatgcCAATAGAAAAGCGTTTAAgtaaaaatgttacatttttgtaaaaggGAATGTCTTTTACATGAAGACAAACTGTGTGTGTGACTTTGCATAGTTATGGATAAACAGTTAATCTAGTACTGTACTATAGTCTaacacagtggttctcaaactggggtacgggggcccccagttttatgacattttataaaatacattaatttatcatgaattctgtgtaattaaaccaaaaaataagcctactaaccaactttgtataatttaatttgttttgtttaattaaaatgttacattttagaactgtttttgtcatacattttctttgggggggccgcaaaggaatgcaccgcatgctgaaaaagtttgagaaccactggtctaacaACAGATACCATATGTAAACTATGGTTACTGAAGTACTAAAAATAGCTAAAATGGATGAAATTACCAAGATTTTTCACTCCTGCATAACAATACTTTATGCAGTTTTGTGTAGGCCTACTGCAAAAGTAAAAACATGTAAGCTTTAAAGTAAATATGATACAGAATTAATTCATGTGGAAAGAGAAACCTTTAATTTGCATTGGATCAAAAAACAATGCTTAGCATATTCTCTGAATTATGAATAAAGGTAGACATACGCTTTAATTATAGGAAACTGTCTATCCATtaaagcacatttaaatgaCTGCTCATGCAAACATAAGTGCTTCCTGTAAATGAATGAGCACAAGCAGTGGTAGGCTACTGAGCCTCTAGAAATTATATTGGTTCATTTGTTTCATGTTTTTGTTCTAAATGATATAATGAACTTTTACGGATTTTATATGGGTAAATTTACATATTCCTATTTTAAGCACAATTTGtaataaaatgtgaccctgcctgtgaaattcAGTCAAACGTCTTAATCGAATTATGAGTTTAGGagtatcaaagtttgatttcaatctttgatatgGCTTTAATCAGTAAGTATTTAtgctttacattatgtaggatgattttatgtagaaaacagaaaatcacaaaaatgtttttttttttttacaagaaGGGAGATAATGACATGTATATATTTTAGCAGAATCCACATTAAGAAAACAAAAGAGAGACACATGTAACACAGTAGttaaaaatcatttaatattttatacatatatttatatatgtacaCATTAACTTGTATACCTGTAATGGTAACTTGATGTGGTCCAAAGTCCACTGATGAGAACACTGCAGGTCAGACCTGCCATTTTGCAGCTATAGACTCCAAGGGCATATCATAGAAAAGCGTTCTGTACCACTTAAATCTAATTCAGTCTTGTTGTGCTGTGGACACCTGCTTGATCTACATACGCTCCTGTGCCGAACTCCTTTGCCTTACAACAGGTGTGAGGTTTTAATCCAAACCATGTGTTCCTTACCTCCTCGAGGCGAAAAGTTGTTTATATTCCTTACAATTTGCTTCAGCTTCAACAGAACAAAACAATTTTGCTATTGCAGGCGCTAAACACAAACTTGGTTGTTTGGACAGCTAATGACAGCGTCCTCTAGTCGACATTTTGTTCTGCTGCACGGTCACAGTTTCTCTTTGCGaataacatgtttttaaaaggATTACAAATGCTGATATGCACAAGTAGCTTACTTTCTAGGCATAAAACATTACTTATTGAGTCAAAGGCATAATGAGGAAGGACAATCGTGGAGTTTCGCTTCGATTCCAACAATATTTGTCCAAAAGAACACACAGGCGTTTTGGAGAGAACCATCATCTGCATATTCACAGCTCTTTCTCTAGAAATGTCAAAGACCCAGTGCAGTGAATACAAAATCTGAAGACTTTCAGATTCTTGAAGACATTATGTTTTAGAGCATTGGTGATGCGGAATGTGTGCATGACTCTGCTGAGATGTGACGTAAAAAAGCGCTTTAGAGAAAAGGGTTTGTGGAAGAACCTCCTGTTTGGTATGGTCCTGCTGGGCCTCCACCCTAAAAGAAGACAATGTAGGTATTAGTGTGAAGAATGAACCGTGGTAGATTTACTGTAATAAACTGCCAACAGAAGGAAGAACAATACATGTGAAACTATTAAAGCTAGAAGTATACTTATAGTATTACGCGTAAGTTTAAGTATATTGAAAATATTCTCAATTTCcatctcccctagagttaaacatttgatttttaccattttggaatccattcagctgaccTCTAGGTCTggcactaccacttttagcatagcttagcacaatccattgaatctgattagaccattagcatcgtgctaaaaaataaccaaagagtttcagtatttttcctatttaaaacttgactcttctgtagttacatcatgtactaagaacgacagaaaattaaaagttgcgattttctaggcagatatggctaggaactatactctcattctggtgtaatatcaaggactttgctgatgcaACATGccacaacaattttctgtcagtcttaatacacgatgtaactacagaagagtcaggttttaaataggaaaaatatcgaaactctttggttatttttttagcatgatgctaatggtctaatcagattaaatgcattatgctaagctatgctaaaactggtaccgccagacccagataTAAGCTgtttaaaatcaaatgtttaactctaggggagctggaaaataagcatattttcaaaaaaagtggagtgtccctttaagagttaGACTGCCATTAAGCCAAGTGCAATGAGATATTTATCCTTTTTAAATGTGACGGATTCACAATATGGCCAGGTTTCAACCCGAATGTTAATTCACTTATTGTGCGACAAAGTGACATCCAAAAATATGAAGTGATGTTTAACTCTGAGATCttcaaaattacatttaatcaatgAATAACTACCATCTTCCctaatttattttcattttatagcCACTGATTTTCATACCATAAACGGGTTGCTGGAGATCCCAGGTCCAGTCTGACCGTAGGTTCCCATAGGTTTGGCCTGTCCATAGGTAGGAAAACCACCTGAAAAGCACCATAACAGAAACAAGCCCATGCAGCCGGTGTATTACCTTAACACGTGTTAAACACTGGCCTTACTGCTAAAGCACTGAACTTGCTACTCCAACACATGcaacataaaaactcatcaaaGCACAAAGCAAAAGAAGAGATGCTAGATACAATCCACACACAGCCTTTATTCATGACTGAAAATTATGCATTAAAGAAAGGCATAAGCCACTGGGGTCTTGGGTCAACATACACTCACAAAGACACAAATTATAGTCTCACATACCATTGGGCTGTTGGTGGTAGGCTGCAGGTGGGGGAAAGGGACCTTGGCCAGGGAATTGCTGCTGGAAGGTCCCACTAAAACTGGTTGGCAGGCAGTAACTGGTTGTGTTCCCAAAGCCAGCTGGCATGCTCATGGAGCCAGTGCCAAATGAGGCTAGTGTAAATAAAGGGAGACCAGAGGAGGAGTAGCATGTTTCATCTGCTCATTCCTTAAATGGACAGACACATAACAAGCATGCTGATCTGACCGAGGCTACGCTTTACCTGCGGCAGACGCTCTTCCGTTGGTTTGGAATGGATTTGTGGATACCGGCTCCTGAACCATCCCAGCAGCTACAAATGGGTTTGTGGAAGGAGCAGCtgcacagaaaaaaaattatgtgccCGTTTGTTTgacattttgtgtacatatttacTGTATTTTCCATTTGTATCCCAATAAAGAGAgcgaaaaataaatgttttataactttgcTAAAATGACAAAGCTTGGTGGCCTACAATACGGTTCTGTATAATCAACAGTACCTGCGAAACCCTGTTGCATGTTAGGTATTCCCGGCTGATTTGGAGGGGGAGCAGCAGCTGCTGGAACACCTCCAAACACATTTCTGCATTCCAGAGTAATGGATGCACAGATAAAAAGAtatacataaacacacaaagaCTAGAGTTTAAAAAGCAAGGGCTGTTACAGGAAGATCCCTGCACTGTATGTAGGAACTAAAGTGATTGCTCACCCTTGTGGCCCTGGACCTCCGCTTGTGGTTGAGAAACTAAGAGCACTGTCAAGCTCAGCCAGGGCAGCATAACGGTCCTCTTTTGACATACCGGCCTGAGGTGGGGCCATACTAGGCAGTGGAGGAACTGAGATGCCACCTCCTGAATCAAcatcacatacacaaacatatgGGACGTTGAAAACACAATGTTCGATTAACACAATGGAGATAAATATGGTAATCGAGTCTTTCATCAGTTGTTTgtaaaatgatgtcaaacagTAGATGAAAAGACATGAATGTACAAagacagtaggtggcggtatgtGGACTTGACAACTGCATGCCATTAGGAAAACAGAAACATCGCTGTGTCCGAAATCGCCTACTTCCATTATAAATATTAGGCAGAAATCAGTAGGCGAGTAGTATGTACAAATtaatagtatttaaaaaaaacagtagGCAAAAATGGTTCCCGGATaacctactacttccggcaagattttaaaggggacatatcatgaaaaatttccatgtttaagtgcattaattgggtccccagtgcttctatcaacttagaaaatgtaaaaGAGGTAAACCATGAACTGAAATTTggatccccttgtgatgtcaaaacgGGAACTTCTTATAATAAAAACGCCCCTtgatctgcactatccaaccacggcactgccatttagtgggcagacagagagagagagaggccaaagatttattttacaagttaaaaaagtcttgtgaaatgtcatcTTTAAATCAGAGTGTAACACAAACAATTCAAGAAAGATTATCAAAATGTAAATGACCAGATAATGGCGGCCTCCATAGGTTAAAATGTGTATTACATATTGGgattttataaattaaagtggacatgtcacaataatttttttaagatgtcaaatacatcttaggtgtccccagagcacatatgtgaagatttagctcaaaatacgataaaaaaattatcatagcgtgttaaaattgccacattgtaggtgtgtgcaaaaatgtgccattttgggtgtgcccttatgacatcataaggagacaaatttcaatgacctaatttttcatgtgcttgcagagaatgggtaaccaaaactaagttactgggttgatctttttcacattttctaggttgatagaagcactgggaacccaattatagcacttaaacacggaaaaagtctgattttcatgccacagcccctttaatgaaaatatttaatgtgttttagtAACGTTTAATAGGTGAAGGCAAATATAAAGTATTTAAGCATACATAAAGTCTTTACAGTCGAGGTAAGTTTTGAAATTTTACAAAAACCATGGCAGGAAATGTGAATGTAATGTAGCACACAATGGATGGCCTTATCGGCAGGATGTGGTACCTGTGTGGGGTTGCTGAATGGAAGGCTTTGAGGGGGTTGACGTGCCAAAATGTGAAGGTACACTTGCGTTTCCAAAGGAATCAAAGTTGGCAAAATCTGTGGTGGAATTATTTTGTGCTACAGATGGCACAGGGTGAACAAAGGTAGttgataaaaaaacacagatgaGGAAAATTAAAGTAACTGCTTGAAAATGTGGTACTGACATATGCAAAAGTAGCCAACAACACAATAATACACACATAAAGCTTACGGCATGGTGGAGGTACAAAGATCATGCACAATAGTCACAGAAGTACAGTTGACACAGAGATCTCAAGTGTTGGTGTTTGATCTGAACATACCTGAGGGCCGGTTGAAATGTGCAAAATTAGCAAAGTTTGAAGAACTGGCAGTTTGAGCTGGAGGGGCAGCAAAAATGTCTCCACCCAAATCAGACAGCAGGTCAAATTTTTTCTCCTGCCCTGCCGACTGGGCCTGAGCCCGACTGGCTACTGGGGACTGAGAGAGAAATATGGGACAGGTCACCAGCAGGAAAAACAAAGCAAAGGGCAGTGGAGGAACTGATCAAAAGACTGTGACACAACCTAGAACTTTAGAGATTGTGAATGATTAAACAAAGACAGATCTGGTTGGAAAAGATCCCTTGTGAATAATTACCTGGTTAGTTGGGGTCTTGGTAAGATGTAGGGTTTTGAGAGGTTGGGGAAGAACTTCAGGGGTGCTACTGGTGCTGCTAGCAGATGAACCAGATATTGAGGCCTGGACAGTAGCTAACACCTTAGCCTGCTCTGGGGGAACATACCTGCAAATGACAATAAATATAATCAAAATTTATGTTATAAAACTACCACACAGGACAGCCTCTTTTTCAGTAATGTTGACAATAGACCTTATCTTACTCTTAAAATACTCTTAAAATAAGATACTCTAAAAAACCCATTAAATACTCCTAAGTATACCTGTGGTAAATATGTATCCTTTCTCAGGTTTCAGGGCAACAAGCTAAGCAGTTTTATATGTATGGAATAACTGATGATGGtccgttgaattattcgaaaataatgcacaccagaGGCGGTAATACGGCCACAACTCTGCTTTAGTTACACCACAAATGTTAttgtattttaagacatttgtcCATAAAATGCTATTGTGAGTAGGACTATTTTCTTACGCATCTCATCTAAAGTAGGGGTACCCAAGGTCGGTCCTGAAgggccgatgtcctgcagagtttagctctcCAACCCTAACCCTCCaaaacacatctgaaacagCTATTTAAAGTCTTATTAAGCATACTACAAACGTCCAGGTAGGTGTGCAGCTAAACTTCTGTTGGAGTTAAAACTAAGTAAGTtatagctaaactctgcaggacactggCCCTCCTGGACCGAGTGTGGGTACCCCTGATCTAAAGCCTCCATGTTTGTACTTGTTTTTGCAGTAATAGGAACAATGTgaacaagtatatatatatatatatgagtaGTTATGCATAATTTGTAGTAGTTTAATCAGGAATAAAGCAAAAACAATACTGAACAATCAGTGTATATTTACTTATATTTGTTGAAATCTGGAACTACTTCATAGGTGTGCATTgactgaaaaataatgcacacccgtagAATGTTTCTCAGTCATTGacaataaagcatttaacagctCTGTtgtataacaaaaaaaatgttagggtcattaaacatttttacttaaagggatagtttgctcaaaaatgaaaattctgtcatcattcactCCAAACCAAACAGACCAGGGGCAccgttcacttccatagtattatattTTCCTACTGATGACATGAATCATTTCATTTTCATAGCAAAGTATATCTTTGATCAGTACAACGCAAAATGTTACAGatgcacacacatacaacaCACTGCAGAAGGGGAGCATGGATCAAACCAGAAACTCACCATCTTTTCTTTTCATACTTCTCCTGAAGAAACTCTTTGACTTTCTGAGGTTCGCGAAAATCTGGGATCACAGAACTCTTGTCATCATACAACCCAAGCCAGATATGTTTGCAAACCTGAGCACAAAAAAGCGAATACTTAGAGAAACCTCAATACATTTACTGGTCTAATGTAACCTAATATAAAGTGTGCAAAGTACCTcattgttgtgtttttgcaagAACTCGATTTCCTGTTGAGTGAAAGTTGTCATAGAGATGGACTTCACTCTGTGTGGAGGGTTGAGTCCTCGTCTAAAATACAAAAGAAATGACATTAAACACCGCATTCTTACCATAAGATGAGAATGAGTGCTGTAAAATTGAGGAGGGGcatcattattttactaaactAAACCCTAAGAGGTTTAAGATCACCACTGAGTCATCGCATTCAGCATTGAATATCTTGCCTAATCTTTGTATGCATAAGCAGTTGTAATGTTTGGACATGGGTGCGTCACAACTTATTGATAAAGGTACTTTATAGGCACTTACTGCTACCTTGCAACGTACTAGAAGAATCATAAATGCATTGCATCAATTCCCTACAGTCTTATTTTAAAACGAGAATGAGGTAGGGCTATTCTGGTTTTGAATTtggttatattttttaaacagatgttATGATGATGTTACAGGAGCAACTGGGAGAGATTCTGCAGATGATCCGTCAGATGGGAGGGGTTAGTAGGCATCTGCCCATACAGACTATACAAGGAGGAAAAATAACAAGCTCTTGTACCATCTGTGTAAATATGATGTTATAAACTTACAGTATTCCGGAGCAGGTGGTGCACACAAACGAGCCCACTGTCATGTTGGCGTAGGTCGGGCCGCGTTGATCGCAATCAAAGCATTTCCTATTAGGAGGCAGGCTGGTCATCTCCCGAAGCATCTTCAGGTGTTTCTCCTCCTGTTTTCGCTTGGCACTCGCCGCCATCACTAAATAACAAAGCTGTCGGCTTTTGGGCAGGTAGAATTGTGAGTTATGAATTAATCTAGTGCATTAACACGTCCGGCAGAGCTGGAAAATCGGTCCACATAGGACTGCCAGGAATAGCCATAAACGTCCTGTTCCTCACGTGACTTAATATATATGGCGCTACAGGCTATACATGTCAATACTGCCACCTATTGCCCTGGAGAACTTAACGAGAAAAATCCATActgttaataaaatatattttttagctGTGAACAAGAGCACAAGTAGCCCATGGTAAAGCTATTTTATCTTGGTTATACACTGGTATTGAAAAATTATCATATTAGGACACTGCAGAATAAACAGAAACATTTGTAGTATTGTAAAAGGACTTTACTTTTCTGTGCAGTATGGTACTGAATGAAAGATCGCCAtatttatccattgtggtataTTTACTGGAAAACATTGTTTATTACtctgtttttttgtcttgtttttcaaAACAATTCTTGAAACATCCttcaaaaacatgtatttaCTTGAAAATCAAAATGATAGAAAAAATGATCCCATTCTTTCAGAGAAATCTAACAAACTATTGTGAAAATTTTGCttgaaacaagaaaaaaattaaactacTTAAAAAGATTATTTTCCTCAACCGAGTGGCTAACATATTTTATTGTGAAAGACAAAAAGGCGTTTGCTTTCCAGTTGAAGATATCTtgcttccaagatgtttatatatttttgttggaAAACAGGACAAAGCGTTCAAGTGAAAgtttaatatattatttaaaatatgtaacgaAATTTCTTCTATGCTTTATTTGATGTTTGTTGTACAGTGTTGATTTGGTTTGGTGAAAAGGACAAGGATGAAAGAGCTAGGGAGGAAATGGCAGGATGACAGaattttgtttgaaaatatgcaatttAGATTTtataagaaataataataaaatgtttataaataaagatGACATAGTTACATAGTTAATcttgttattttctttctttttttgggtAGTAAAAGATCTGAATGGGctgaaaataccatatagataatttattatagcatgttaaaattgtcactttgtagttgtgatcaaaaatgtgctgtttttgtccttttaaatgcaaatgagctgatctctgcccaaaatggcagtgtcatggttggatagtgcagattaaggggtggtattatctccttctgacaaatttcaattacccattttttcacatgcttgcagagattggttattctttatcacattttctaggttgattcaagcactggggacccacttatttaaacatggaaaaagtcccctttaaaaatgtaGTACCCAAATTGGATGGTGAGTGAAAAAATTGATAATTGTATTGAATAATGTCCTCATATCTTTTACTGCTTTAAGAAAACAAATGGCACAATTTTACAGTTTTAGTCATAAAACTGGTGGTTTACTGTGATTGAAAACAGGTTACCAAACATAAAAGCTTTTTTCTCatgattaaaaaacattaaaaatatcttCTCTTGGCACTGGTTGGACATTATGCTGccatttaaacaaaattaaatatttagtgAACCATCCAAAATATATCGAAGAGATCTCCATTATTAGATGGTCTCAAGTTTTGAAGGTTCTGTCCATGTGATGGTTGTACCAATGGTTCAAGAAGAGTCTTATTTAATCTTTGATCGTTTTCTAACACTGGATCCTCCCATTACTGCAGACTCAGCCTAGATGAGAAAGGCAACAATGTTTGGTACAGTGTTCAAACAAGCCATTCATTAATGCTTTGTTAATTCATTGTAATTCATCCTCCTCAATCAAAATTGTACCTTTCTCCTCCGAGTTGCAGGAAAATATTCTTCAAGGCGAGACTGTCTAGTTAGCCCCTCCACCTCTCTCTGTTTCCTTTTCTTTGACAGTGACTCACGAAACTTTTTAATGCGTCCTCTCACCTTTTCTTCCCTTGAAACAGTGAATAAGGTTACATAACcaattaaaagtttaattggACACTAAAAAAACCCACATTTGACTCAAGCCTCTCAGAAAGAACGATAAAAAAGGCAATTAATTTCTCACACTTATTCTGCACTTGGGAAACATTAAAGAGCCCATAACCTAGGTGTTttcagcaatataaaaatagtctctggtatcctcagaatgtgtctgtaaagtttcataTGAAAATACACCACAAATCTTTCATTACATGATGTTGAACATGGCCATTTGTGGCTACAATGAAGTAcatgctgtttttgtgtgtgtttctttaaatgcaaagaaagcttcAGTTCCCCTCCCCGTATGCAAAGTAGGTGGTAGAGCGCTTacacatgtgctttggactacatttaaacatttgtcTCTGGCAGAAGGTTGAACTACACGCTCATAAGGCGGAAAATGTTATAGTTGGGGcataatcaatgtgacatcacattgataggggatccccaacagcctgtcttgtgtgactgttgcggtttaaaggacaagttcggtattttacacttaaatccctgttttcagattgtttatgatgaaatagaatggttttgactgaaatttggacatatgatgctgggccgagaatttttgggtgtttcttgtatcacctcccacctcaagaatgggtttaatggtgcactggaacaatccttcctaaaatgcattaaactttcatttacaaagacgtgaaactcaccgagtggtcaggggtgttcagtgatatgctcacacaaaaatcgctgcaaaagacgcattccaacaggttttagcGTAGTTTTGtacaactccattgacttgtattagatgtgctgtgaggtacggtattactccgcgccgggacttttttgtattcttgcaatcggcaaaggcggattatcgccaccaactgggctggagtgtctattattcaagctctcagcggaagaatgtacgggtgtgaggcgtttggaaaaataggtccacaagttaacaacaaATGGTAAAACAcatgttggaaagcatcttttgcagcgatttttgagtgagcatatcagtgaacacccctgaccactcagtgagtttcacgtctttgtaaataaaagtttaatgcattttcggaaggattgttcctgtgcacctatacacccattgtagaggtgggaggtgaaacaacgATCACCAGAAAATTCTCGGGTCAGCCGCACacgtcgaaatttcagtcaaacccgttctatttcatcacaaacaatctgaaaacagggctttaagtgtaaaatagcGAACTTGTCCTTCaaaggagattacacaaagaagaagagatggatttgtataataactgcacacacacttgcaactcattttttgatagaaacacatttttaaaaatccatTTTATCATTTGGGGGGTTTTAATGAATTTTTTATTCAATAATATGGAAACCTACTTTAAAGGTTTCTCTTTGCATAAGAACTGCACCAATCCCTCTTCATCAGGCTCTTTCCAAACTAGTTCAGGGGTGTCAATTTGTGGCGTTTCAAAAAACAGCTTACGGGCAGCTTTGTACTGCCAGTTTGGAGGGATGGGGTGTGTCTGGAAGAAATCAGAAGCTGTTAGTTATGGACCTTAATGCACTATGAGTAAGAATGCAATGTTTGTGTTAATTGTCTGTCCTGTAATGCAAAAGGATTAATATTAAAATGAGCATAAATTAAATATGGTCATCATTTACTTGCCCTCATGTTGTAAAAGCGTCTACAACTTTTTTCTTATGTGCTATgtcaaaagtatttttttatcaaatagcAGAAATAAATAAGATTGTAAAGCCCCTAATTTTAAGCACCAAAAGTGACAAAAATACAATAGAATCCCATTTTAACGTTTTCCTTGCCTgcgttttaaaaaagttgccaaccAGCAGTgccggccggtgacttctcttccgaggggcgcgaatataaattatgtgtttgttgcatcatgtgaacaatgtgcatcatgtgtcattGCAAaataagggtttatgataaaggaGAAGCTCACGTTT from Paramisgurnus dabryanus chromosome 6, PD_genome_1.1, whole genome shotgun sequence encodes the following:
- the agfg1b gene encoding arf-GAP domain and FG repeat-containing protein 1b isoform X2; the encoded protein is MAASAKRKQEEKHLKMLREMTSLPPNRKCFDCDQRGPTYANMTVGSFVCTTCSGILRGLNPPHRVKSISMTTFTQQEIEFLQKHNNEVCKHIWLGLYDDKSSVIPDFREPQKVKEFLQEKYEKKRWYVPPEQAKVLATVQASISGSSASSTSSTPEVLPQPLKTLHLTKTPTNQSPVASRAQAQSAGQEKKFDLLSDLGGDIFAAPPAQTASSSNFANFAHFNRPSGGGISVPPLPSMAPPQAGMSKEDRYAALAELDSALSFSTTSGGPGPQGNVFGGVPAAAAPPPNQPGIPNMQQGFAAAPSTNPFVAAGMVQEPVSTNPFQTNGRASAAASFGTGSMSMPAGFGNTTSYCLPTSFSGTFQQQFPGQGPFPPPAAYHQQPNGGFPTYGQAKPMGTYGQTGPGISSNPFMGGGPAGPYQTGGSSTNPFL
- the agfg1b gene encoding arf-GAP domain and FG repeat-containing protein 1b isoform X1, whose protein sequence is MAASAKRKQEEKHLKMLREMTSLPPNRKCFDCDQRGPTYANMTVGSFVCTTCSGILRGLNPPHRVKSISMTTFTQQEIEFLQKHNNEVCKHIWLGLYDDKSSVIPDFREPQKVKEFLQEKYEKKRWYVPPEQAKVLATVQASISGSSASSTSSTPEVLPQPLKTLHLTKTPTNQSPVASRAQAQSAGQEKKFDLLSDLGGDIFAAPPAQTASSSNFANFAHFNRPSAQNNSTTDFANFDSFGNASVPSHFGTSTPSKPSIQQPHTGGGISVPPLPSMAPPQAGMSKEDRYAALAELDSALSFSTTSGGPGPQGNVFGGVPAAAAPPPNQPGIPNMQQGFAAAPSTNPFVAAGMVQEPVSTNPFQTNGRASAAASFGTGSMSMPAGFGNTTSYCLPTSFSGTFQQQFPGQGPFPPPAAYHQQPNGGFPTYGQAKPMGTYGQTGPGISSNPFMGGGPAGPYQTGGSSTNPFL